The Herbiconiux sp. SALV-R1 nucleotide sequence TGACGATCACGCTCGCTCGGCCGCCTCGACGGCCTGCCGCGTGTCGTCGGCGACGAGGTCGGCGTTGATCATCGTCGCCGCCATGACTCCCGCCGCCACCGCCACCGGCACGAGTGCGCCAGGGAAGGCGGTGTTGCCCGCCACCCACACGCCGGGCACCGAGGTGAGCCCGGTGAAGTCGGAGGCGACCCAGTCGCCGTAGGCGTCGCCCTTCGCCGCGCCGAGCTGTTCGAGCAGGGAGTCGTTGTTCACCATGCGCGGGCCGGCGAACAGCACGTCGAACTCGCGCACCGACCCGTCGCCGAGTCGCAGCCCGACGAGTTCGCCGGCGTCGTCGGCCACCACCTCCTGCAGCTCGGTGTCGACGATCTCGATGCCCCTGGCCTCGAAGCCACGCCGGGTCTCGGCGTCGAGGCCGGCCGCCTGGGGCCCGATGAACGCGACCTGCGACGACCACTGCCTGAGCAACGACGCCTGGTGGGCGCTCTGCGGCGCGGTCGCGAGCACGGCGATGCGGGAGTCGCGGTTCTCCCACCCGTCGCAGTACGGGCAGGCGAAGGCGCCGCGGCCCCACTGCTCGGCGAGCCCGGGAACGGCGGGCAGCTCGTCGGTGAGGCCGGTGGCGATCACGAGCCGGCGGGCGGTGAGGATGCGCGGAGCGGCGTCGTCGGAGTCCGTCCCGCCGTCTGGGTCCGTCCCGCCGTCCAGGTCCGCCGCGCCGT carries:
- a CDS encoding NAD(P)/FAD-dependent oxidoreductase, encoding MTEDNFDVIVVGGGSAGLSAALVLSRARRRVAVIDAGLPRNRFAAHMHGFLTRDGIPPLELLELGRAEVEGYGATIVRGRAEEVGGGAGAFSVKVVGAGAFSVKVVGADGAAGADGAADLDGGTDPDGGTDSDDAAPRILTARRLVIATGLTDELPAVPGLAEQWGRGAFACPYCDGWENRDSRIAVLATAPQSAHQASLLRQWSSQVAFIGPQAAGLDAETRRGFEARGIEIVDTELQEVVADDAGELVGLRLGDGSVREFDVLFAGPRMVNNDSLLEQLGAAKGDAYGDWVASDFTGLTSVPGVWVAGNTAFPGALVPVAVAAGVMAATMINADLVADDTRQAVEAAERA